From the genome of Melopsittacus undulatus isolate bMelUnd1 chromosome 18, bMelUnd1.mat.Z, whole genome shotgun sequence:
GCAAAGGCACAGAGAGAGGTTGGTGACCCTTTGGGACAGGCAGCTCCTGCAAGGGAGCATTGCTGACAGTGGCTGGCTAAATCATGGGCTTTTCTGTGTCCACGAGTGGCCCAAAGAAGCAGTAGCTTTTGCCGGGGCTTCCTAGGGAAGCCTCTCCTGGGaagccccagcagctctggtgGTGAATACTCTAATAcagcatttttccctttcaggaTCTGTCATGGGCATCCgcagcagaaacaaagatgCTGAGGTAAGAGATGTTTCCTGAGCTGGAATTGGATCTGTGCAGAAGCATCAGCcaacctgtcgtggtttaagcccagctggtaactcagaaccatgcagccgccccctcactccccctcttctctctccccctgctccccgagggatggggaggagaatccaagacatgtaactcccatgggttgagaacagtccagtaactaaggtataacacaaagcactgctgctaccacagtaataataatgatgaagggaatgacaagggaagagaatacaaccgttCACCATCCGCCGACCGGTTCCTGCTTTCCTGTTCCTGCAGGAATTTGCAAACCACTTGGACAGAGCAAACCCAAAAGTTGCAGCTTGTGCTGGAGGAGTTGGCTCAGCTGAGGGTGGAGATAAGCAGTTGGAAGAAGGTAACCCTGCATTTTGAAGAAGGCTGGGCTGGGCAGAAGCCCTGAGGAAGCACTACTTGGGATTAGTAGTGGGCTCAGCCTTCTGAGCGCAGCAAGCCAGCCTTTGCCAGGGGATAGCTTTGGCACTGCCCAGGCCCTTCTCTGGGGCCAGGTTAAGTGGTGCTTCAGGCAGTGGGGGGGCTTCCAACATCCTTCCCTTGGCATGGGCACCTCCGGCTGCTCTGGCTGGGCCCTGAGCAGCAGTGAGACCCAGACCCACTTCCATAGCCAGCCATCGTGGACATGGCCTGAGCGTGGAAGGTGGGAACAAGGGAGTGAGGACCCCATGGCCGTGGGCACAGATGTTGTGCTCGTGGCTCACATCAGCTGCAGTCTCTCAGCTTACTGGACAAGGCTTGCCTCGTGTTTCTGACATTGACCCTTTGCCTTTCTGGGTGCTGGTAGCCatgctgaactgctgctgatgtgctcattttctgtgcttgtttgtgtctttcccaggagaggcaggaggtgaACCAGGCAGCACTGAAGCTGGCTTTGGAAACCTACTTTGAAAGATATGACTGGGCCCTGAAAAGTTCTGGTATGCACACAGCATCCCATTCTCCTTGCCATGTGCTTGTCTGTAGCACTCCCCAGAGGAAGATGTCCTCCAGGTTCTGCTCTCCAAAGCAGGGGAGCTGAAAGCAGGGGACCTTCATGAGGTCCGAGAGCAGGTCTGTGGCAGTGGCTCTCTTGGATTCCCTCCTGGTCCCACCTCTGCACAGGTGCCACTGGCActgcccccccaccccccccccaccccattccaGGGCTGATGGAGGGGCTCCCTTCCTCATCACTGTATTTGGAAAGGGAATGGAGGGGTTATCCTGTATTGTCCACACAGCAAAGCAAGCCCTTGGCTTTGGTCTGCTGTCAttcaccagcacccccagaccTTCTGCTTGTGGTGCTGAGAGGAGCAGACACCAGGCATATGGGTGCTGTCATGCTGCACAGCTAGGCACCCCTGCCTGCATGGAGATGAGGAGAGGACTGACAGACATGGAGCCATCCAGCAGCATCAAAAAGAGGCTCTGAGCACAGCGTCCTCCTGGTCTGTGGCCTCTTGCAGTCACCTGCTCTCCCTTCCTTACAGGTGCTGTCATTGACATGCAGAGAACTTCGAAGACATATGACTGCAAAGACAATTGGGTGTGCAAGGTTGTATGGTTCTTCCACACTTTCAACCCTCCTGATACGATTTTAAAGGTATTGCAGCAGAAATCACCAGTGCATGTTTCCTTCCTGCAAAGCTGGGGACTGACCTTAGGGGTTGTCCTCTCAGTCCAATGGTAATGCTCAAGCCCACAGTGCTGATCTGTTGCCTGAATCCAAAGCTTGAGCTCAGGCCTGGGCTTGACAGAAAGCAGTGGTTCCCCTCCGGAGGGGAACAGAGCTCAACTACTGCATCTTGCCCACAGTCCTCAGGCACAGCTGGGGGAATGACTTACTCCCTGGTGACCTCATTTCCATACTCACCTCTAACAGTACTTTTGTGGGGTGGGAGGCAGGGGGTCCTCTGCAGAGCCACTGGGCAGAGAGCTGTATCTGTAAGGCCCTGACTAGGTTGGCTTAGTGACAGGTATTCTCCTCTTTCCATAATACTGAGGGGCTGCTGCTTTTGTCCATTTCCTCACACGTGCATCATTTGCAAGCTGGAATAGACCCCACAGACACACCAGCACCTGTGCTTCAAGCTACAATGAGCAGCTGTGTTGAACTGAGCATGGGCTCACGTTTCCTTGCTCTCACTTTCTGATTGCAGCCGGATACGTCGCCAGGAAACTGCTGGCCTTTACAAGGGCAACAGGGCCAGGTGGTCATCAGGTTGGCAGCACGAGTCCATCTGACTGCTGTCAGTGTGCAGCACATCTACAAAGAGGTCTCTCCATCTGGGACCGTCACCAGCGCCCCCCGAGACATGGCTGTGTTTGTAAgtctctgctctgtgcttctgcctggCATGTGGCCCCCAGGAATAGCGGTGACTGGAACTTGCTTGCTCTGTGCATCCTTGGAGGTTCGGGTACTGCTTTCTCCTAAGCTCTGCAATGCACTTGCAGGATACTTCAGGGGGTCTGGAGGTTCCATCCCTCTCAAGACTCATTCTGGGGAGAGCACCTCAGGGCTCTTGAATAAAACACAAGGTGGAGACAGTGCTTAACTGCTGCTAGAGCCCCAGGAGAGGCTGAGTAGATAACAGCCCATGCAGTATGTGCTGATCCAGCACATACAAACATCCTCTTTGTTGGGACAAGTCTGagcttctctccttcctccctgtgcTTTTCCCTGGAGGGATTGAATGCagacagagaagaagaaactcTCCTTGGGATGTTCGAGTACAACGTGGCAAAAGAGGCCCTTCAGACCTTCCCTCTGAAGGTACGGTCCATGCACGAGGGCAAGCTGCCCAGGAGAAAACCAGGAGTGCCTGCAAGGCCGTGGGAGGAAGAGCGTGAATGCTCTCTCCCCTGGCACAGGGGCCCAGAGCACTGCCCAGGAGGCCTGGTGGAGTTGGGAGGACTGAGTAGCGTGTGGTGGTGGTAGCAGCAACGGGTTTGCAAGGGCAGGGTTGTTCCTGTGGGAGCTGAAGTGCTGAGAGAgccctggtgcagctgctgccttcagcagagccagctgCACACGTGGCCTCTCCACCAAAGCAACATCTTTGTGCCAGGAAAAATAGGGATGCCTTGGGGGGAAAGCTGCCAGGGCAGCATTGTCACTGCACCCCGTGGCCTGCTGACAGGCTGGGCAGTGTCCTTTCCTCCCAGCACAACACGTGtcttttctcctgctgccctcacacctgccaggaggaaggcagagaggaTATCGAGCACTTCATGGGGTTTCACACCAAGTGTCTCACGCATAGGAGGACCTCCCCAGCCTCTCTGTCAGCACAGAGcaagctgcagagggaaaggggCAAAGGGAAGGAGGCGCAGTCCCCAGcaggccaggttgcacagggtgccttctcccttcccattcctccaggctctgcagaagCCCCGGTACCAGCAGTGAGCCTCAGATGCCTACAGCCACTCCTACCCACTTTTGGAAGCTTGCTcctgagcaggagcagggctggcaggggcAGAAACATCAATTGCCCTGTCACACTTAATGCCTCAGgttttttgtctctctcttcacagaacacacacagagccttTTCACACATCAAACTGGTTGTGAAGAGCAACTGGGGGTACCCAGACTACACCTGCATTTATCGAGTGCAGGCTCATGGAAAGATGGCAGAACCAGAAAACCTCAACTGAAACCAGAGAAGAACACCAATAAAGAGGAGGAATGGGGGAGGAGGGATCCATGGTTTGTCAGATCAGAGTGGTGTAGAAGATCTGTCTCCAAAGTAGGGTGTGCGGGAAGGTCCGTTGGGGATGGGTAGAGCACCCGCAGACATGGCTAcagggcagcctgcaggcagcggGTGTGGGTCACCAACAGTCCTTGGCACAGCTCCTTGGGGCTGCCAGGGGCTTGTGAGCTCTCCCTTTTAATTTCCCAGTGGCGGGGCTGGAGGAGCATCAGATTCCCCACTGCACCATCAAAGGGGTGTATGTGATGGCTGCCTTCTCCTGGGGGTGGTTTCAGGGCTGTGCAGCCAGGTGTGCAGCCGGGGGCACCCAGGGTTGTCCTTCCAAGCAGGGTCCCTGCACTCCAAGGGCTGTGTGTTGGAGCAGTCTGGGGGAAGTCATCTTCCTGCTGACAGAGCCAGCAGAGGGCAGCTGAGACCAAAGCTGATGGACAGATGGGATCTGCCGAAAAGCTCTTTGATATCTCGTGTGAATTTCACCTGACACAAAACCCCCGGACGTGCTCCCCCCATGTTCCTCTTTCCTcactgctggagggcaggacTTGCTCTGCCAGAGCCCCCAGCAGAGCCCCTTCCTTCCAGTGACACCCTCAGCCTGCATCAACCAGAGCTCGTGGAAGGGATCTGCCAAAAGTCTTcctgaaagcagagaagaggcAGTTTCAGGGTGTTCTGGGAGAAATGCATCAGGTTTCACTCAGAGAATTCTCCCCTAAAACCTTGtcattctccaggctgaacaagcaatcctgctgcagcagtccTACAGCCCCTAAGAGCTGCCTAGTGCCCAGAGGAAATATTGGATTAGAGACATCATGTTTACTTGTTTCTATTTTACTGcaggttttttatttgtattacttttcatctccttttcaCTGGCTTAAGGATTTGGTTTTAGTATGAGTGATAAATCTTCACTGAGAACAAAGGTATGCAGCTGATGcgtggatagactccacaactagttaaagttgtaaagtaggtatgcttttattcagcgctgaggtgcatggggatagctcctgcaaagcatgcacacctcagggttgttgtccctttacactaTCCCCACCTGCCAGTACACTGCAGCTGTCCTCCCACCTCCCACTGTTCCCC
Proteins encoded in this window:
- the LOC117437159 gene encoding uncharacterized protein, with protein sequence MARRKAPQKMALNVSLERETDQRSAGEAGGQSHGQGSRSLFTEVELRNRFSQPTPSSSARGPPEPHGRATALASTLASLWRSLLTMCIFTVQQMAVHKKRCLKFIVFLLLMVLAGVYCGTSLPVWTMRAKAQREDLSWASAAETKMLRNLQTTWTEQTQKLQLVLEELAQLRVEISSWKKERQEVNQAALKLALETYFERYDWALKSSGAVIDMQRTSKTYDCKDNWVCKVVWFFHTFNPPDTILKSNGNAQAHSADLLPESKA
- the LOC117437133 gene encoding sperm-associated antigen 4 protein-like, giving the protein MAVFGLNADREEETLLGMFEYNVAKEALQTFPLKNTHRAFSHIKLVVKSNWGYPDYTCIYRVQAHGKMAEPENLN